TCAGAATTTCACTGACATGGCAAGGCAGGAATCAGAAGACAGACCATGTTAGTCATGCACTCAGTTCTCTTGTTTGTTCGGGAGCAGATAAAGGAGTATTTATAGGACTAACACTCCTTAAGGAAAAGAATTTTCATCTTCCAGACAACAGGGTCATATCAAGCTGCACAGGTTAATTGTGAATGCATAATGACTAGCTTAAACAGAAGTGAGAAGTTTTGGACCAGGTTACACCTATTGACAATGCACGATTGTTGTAGGGTTTTATTTGTGCCATCGTACAACTGTTCCTAACTAGTATAATGCAGCCTACACTTTTCTTGTGATTTTGGGTATAAAGTTTCAAAGCATTACCTTAAATTTGGTAGGTTCAACTAATTGGAAGACAAGAACATCTCCTTCAATCAAGTTGTGGGAAGCAGCAAACTGTCTCCAACCAGCACTCAGTCCTGTCTTGTATGCAATGTATTTCAACTGACACTGTCTACCACTTTCGTCTTCCAAAGTCATTGTAATATCTTTATCTGGTAAGTGTGATTTGCAGAACAGCGAAGGAAGCCCCTATTACACagaatacataaaaaaaaatatagggGGCGCAAAGAGAAGGGGTATTCATTTATATACCACTGCTATTATGAATAATGTTCCCACAGTCATCTATTTTAACAGTACTTACCATCCAAAAACAACTAGCGACGTGTGATCTGACCAGAGATTTCACGAAGCTAGGAAATCGAGGCTCTAGTTTTGATCGAACTTCCTGTGCTTGAATGACAGCAGATGACTTTGCTTGACCTCGTGAGGGTGAACCATCAACTGGATACTCATACTGCGTATTGCTTTAAAGAAAGCACAGAGACAACATTATCATGAAGCGCATATACAAAAGACAAACAAAGAGGGCCAAAGTACAGAAAGGCCATACAAGATGCTTTACTGACCTAAGGGCCGGGGACTTCCCTGCTTGACCCAACATCTGCCGTTCAAACAtttgttaaaaaatttcatcaattccCGCAATCAGGAACAGTGCCATTCCATCCAtacaaacattttatttttacagaACTAGAGATTGCAAGTCAAGCCAGTGAAACACACAATAAGAAGTTTgattaaaaacacaataagAAGAAACATATAACCTAAATACATTGCACCCTTTTTGCTAATCCATAACAACGATGGCCTCTAACCAGTACTCCTATGAACTTATCTTACTCAAATAAGAATTTTGATCAATCAAAGCCTCTATATGTTAGCATGGAAGTACATTGtatgacaaaaaaagaagaggaggtGAAGCACAAAAGAGAAACGATTTTTCATTGTGCTACATCACCCATTGATCCACAATTATATGAACACAATGGAAATTGATCGAAATGTTTAATTTAGGtttcaaaaaatgaaagggGAGCCATACATTCTTAATTTGGATATTGGAAAGCTCCTTCATGGGCATGGAATGCTCTACTTCTTTCTCGTTTGGCTTGTTTGGCTTCTTCAGCTTTGCCTATTCCATAATGCACAAAAAACCCACATCAAttacattgaaaaataaataataaaaaaccatgTATTCTAAGATAAccacagagacagagacagagagaggtCAGGAGCAGACCGGATTGAGAAGAGAAGGTTTTGGGTTGGTGTTGGGTTTGGGCCTGGGCCTGGGCTTGGACAATTGAGACGGAGTCGGGTGTCCCTCCTCCTTAGACGACGGCGTTTGAGGCGGCTTCTCCTCCTTTCCCTGGTGCAATTGGGTCTCTTTCTTCCCAACATTCCGACCCATGATTGAATTGCACGCTTTATGTTTGTGTTAACAAACCACAGGCACAGGTGTCtttctgtctgtctgtctttCTGTCTATGCCCAACAAAAGAGGGAGAGACAAAGCCAGATATCATAGGACTGGCCTGGCTTCATGCCTCCTTTCCTTggggtttctctctctctctctctctctctctcctcttttttttcttctgattttttttgggttttttacattttgttgttgttgctgtagTCTTTTTGCCTAAACACCAAAACGACCGTTTACAACTGTTGAAACAAAGACCATATTAAAGTGACCCTTTCTTCTTCACCATTCCTTTTTGTTAGGGAGCTAAAGCTTTGGCTTCATGGATTGAGCTGtgtctcttcttcttctgtttatATCAAATCAACAGAAAACTGAACCTCTTCCTGACCGACACGTGCCCCCCCATGAGTCCCGTTGAGCGCCGAAGCCCGCGTACTATAATGCCTGACTTTAACGACGACGTTTTGTCAATGGACCATCTTGTGGAGCTTACACAAAATGTCCTTAAGAGGCAGCCATTTGTTTGGgtaagaatattttaatagtattttgtgtgcCTATATGATATGACCAAAATAGgtataaatattatatgaagAATCCTATTAATGAAAGCAATCAAAGTAATTTCCATTTCTATTATGTGATATGTGGTAATCAAAGTTTGTTCTCTATATATAAAGGGTACATACTTGTAAGGAGCTTGTAGTTCAAGtagttaaaaatatttatcccTGTATTCGATGTTCTAGGTTCGATTTCCCTTTCCGGAGAAATTTATTTCCTCTACATTGTCTATTTTAAAGATAATCATCAAGGTATGTACTTTATTGTATTTTCGCTTCCAATCTTATGTTCCAAAATTAGTTATCTATTTTTGTCATGATCTTTCCTGGGAGAACAATTGcttcaaaccactacactaatgggtcatttcttttccttaaaCACTAAGAATTGTGATCATTAATAACACCATGTGTGTTAATTATCTcacatcaaataaaaaagatttagTTCGTTGGTCAACATATGTCATAACAATTTGGTTATTTCTTCCCCAAGAAATTGACTCCCTTTTGAAAAGGTTGCCATTTATTATTATAGTACAAACGCAATCATCGAATTGAGGTTAAACTACTTACCTAGGGAGGGGAAGAAAACAACATCAAATGGCTTTTCGCTTTGTGCTTTGTTCATGTAAAAAACGTAGTGTacaaactaaaaagaaaacatacgaatatatttgattattatttgttaattatttttgtattaagcAGAAGATGTCATAGATCCTCATAAACCAAACTACCCAGCAATAATATAAGATTATAAACAAACATAAACCAACATAATAATTATGTCAAGGGTAATCTTACTTACTAATTATTAATGTATTGTGTGACATAAAGGATGATGCATTTTGGTAATCCAGTGACAACTTGGTGCAGCATAAGCGTGGTCGGTGACACGTCGATGCTGCACAACAGAAAATCTACGTACATCCAAGGGCATATTTAATTTTGCATGATTGCATATACAAAGAATTggttctttttggtttttgggcTTATGCGTTTTGACGAATTCATCAGAGAGTGGCGAGTAagccaacaaaaccaaaaactagTTGGTTCCATAACTCTTGTCTCTTTGCATCTTTAATTTGAATAGTTCCCTTTGGTTCCTAACTTTCTGGGGTTATTGATTTTGGTTGGAtcttgggttttctttgtaCACTTTGTTCTTATTCTTTGTCATCTTCCCGCAGCACacctcatctctctctctctctaatcttttgattaatatcaattataataaatatatatgttcatTCATCCTTTTCTTCATGGTGCCTGCAATAGCTGTCAACCGGGGACTAAATTCATAATCGAATTCGAATGCTGGTATTCAAATTTCGGTTAAAATCTCTCCAATGGCGCTGTTCCTGTCTCTGTGGTCGTTTTATAGTACCGATTTTACACAGTCTTTCAGCGGTTGTTTGAAGGTTTTCTATGTGGTATTTGCATTCGGCTCTGCTCTCTGTCTGGGTGCTCTTAAAGGTATGTCCTTtctttgtttgtatttttttttttttatagaaaaaaatgtatcttttttttcatttttttttggctgtGATTCATGGATTGTGGGATGGtttgttttcaacttttgCATGGTGTCTGCTGAAAATTTAATTGGGATTTTCATTGGATTTTGTTCAATGTTGCAGGACTTCTTGTGGGTCCTATTTCTGCTCTAATACTGATTTTAGGGAATGTGGCAATAATTTTGGGCTTGTTTCCTGCGCATGTTGCCTGGACAATCTACACTCTTATAAAGTTGGTAGCTTTGGAACTAcccttttcaaaattttcaacaaatatCTCATTTTGCAGATATTTACTATGTTTCTTTCCAATGTTTGGCAATTGCAGGATTGATAGATTTGACGCACCACTTAAAGTTGCCATTTTGTTTGCTTTGCCTGGCCTATTGGCTATATGGTTGGGTTTGAGCATAGCTGGGAGTGTTCTTGGGGGAGTGGGCTATGGATTCTTCACTCCCTGGGTCGCTACATTTGAGGCCTTTAGGCATGACAATGagttcaagaaattcaaacaTTGTATTGTGGTACATTCTTAAAGCTGTTCCTTCTTTGAATTATCTGTCTGATTTAGTATCTGATTTGCACTGCTCATTCTGTTTCACTTGTGAACGTTTAGGATGGAACTTGGGGTACTGTTAAAGGAAGCTGTACTGTTGTTAGAGACTTTGCAGACCTATGTTATCACTCATACTCAATCTATTTGAAGGAATTGCGCGAATCCCCCGCTTCACAGGAAGTTCAACCTCTAAGGTAATCGTGCTTATAATCCTACACCAAAAAGTTTCCTTTTAGTCATCAAAATTTGTGGCAGAAGATATTGCAATGCCTCAAATAACCATTTTATTCTAAACTCATTTCTCTTTTGGAGACATCTTATAGGTTGATTCACATTCCGGCCTGCATTATAGCTGGTGTATTGGGCCTAATGGTGGAGATTCCCGTTTACACTGCAATTGCTGTTGTAAAGAGTCCATATATGCTGTTTAAGGGCTGGTACCGGCTGATTCATGATCTAATTAGCCGAGAAGGACCATTTCTTGAACTAGCTTGCATCCCTATTGCTGGTTTAACTATCCTTCTGTGGCCAATTGTGGTTGTTGCTAGCATCGTATTGGCAGTTTTCTCAAGCATTTTTATTGGATTGTATGCACCAGTTATCGTATATCAGGTTTGCTCATACCGGATTATAATAATCTTAGTCTATTATCTCCTTGGCCTTTGATGATCACTGAAATTATATGTCCTTTAACCATTTGTGGATGTAGGAAAGATCTTTCAGGAAAGGTGTGGCCTATGTGATTGCAATGGTGGCTGAATTTGATGAATACACAAATGACTGGCTGTATCTTCGAGAAGGAACTATCTTCCCAAAGTTAATCACTTTCctgcttttaaaattttgttcttgaGCTTATTAAGCAATCTGCAGCTacattttgttcttttgcttGTAAATGTTTAGCAGTTATGTTCTCATTATGCGCAGCCAGGCCCAAATATCGAAAAAGAAGTGTCTCTCAATCATCCGAGCTTTCTGTGCGAGGAAATCAGGTGGCTGGAGGCAAATTCAGTCCTGCATCTATGGAAGCACCTGCAATGCTTATGCCAACTATAGCCAATTCAAGATCGGTTAGAGCCGTAATACAAGAAGTGAAAATGGTACAGGTATGCTTTTAGGTTTTGAGGCAGAAGtggttttttcttctcctcttttcaCCAAGTACTAACTGTGAGCCTGAACACTTTGATTCAGTATCTTTTCTAGAGTATTGAAACCAATCTCTGACCAAAAGTTCTCTGCaaatgaatttgttttgaaagaaaatatatcccCCAACTACCCATGCGATCTTTTAGAGACCATGGTCAATATATGAAATCTATGTGTCATGCACTAAAACTTTTTGGGAGATATGAATGACAATGCAATCAGTGATTCTGCTAGCACACAAAAACTTATTCTTCCAAAAAGTGTAGtaaaatttctattttacCCTATAGAGGAGGTTGGAGAGCAGGGCTAGAAAGGGCAGGAAGGCTCTTTCTTTCAGTCTTATATtgaacaaaagcaaaatttgCCCTGCCTAGAGAACAAACTTGGGTGCCAATAGAGCCACACAAGGCAATAAACTAAAATCGAAAGGAACCACACAAATACTAATATGTTGGGGGGTTAAGAGAGTTAAAATACATGCACGTatcccttttttgtttcttttttttctttttaaagattATTGATTACACAAATTAGTGAACTGCCTagaaatatgaaaagaaatgTACTCAGATACATAATCTTTTGCTATGTTTACTTTCTTCCGAATTCTCTGTTAATTAACTCTCTCACTTGTTTTGATTCATGATGAGaaattttcttgtgttttaCTCTGTATGCAACAGATATGGGAAAATATGATGAGGTCCTGCCAACTGAGGGGTAAGCAACTGTTGGATGCTAATGTAATAACCCCAACCGACCTCGAGGAATGGATGAAAGCAAAGAATAGTAATGATGGATCTATTATCGGTGTCGGTTTGCCTTGTTATTCATGCTTGCAGACTCTTCTCTGCTCCATCAGATCAAATTCATCTGGTTTACTGTTACTGGATGATGTTGAAATTAACCATTTCAATAGACCGCATGATAAATTGTTGGACTGGTTCTTTAATCCTGTAATGGTCCTGAAGGAACAGATAAAGGTACAATTGGCAGAGGGTGAGGTTAGATTTTTGGAGAAAGTGGTTCTTTTTCGAGGCAATACACAACGCATGGAGGCTTGGGATAATGGAAGTTTAGCACCTCAAGATGCTCTGAGAGCTGCTCAAATCGAGGGCATTAGTAGAAGGTACGATTTTGTCCCTTTATTCCAATTTCAACCTACTAAATAAACCAAATTGTTCAGAATCCATAGctttacaaaagaaaattttgaatgcTCTAATGGTTTCTTATCAAACAGAGGTAGAAAAACAGTATCATTGCCTATGCAGCATCTGAACATTgtcgaagaaaaaaattgtcgttcggttttcctttttttgaaACACCCTTTGTGTTTCATCCCCTATTAAGTAAAGTGGCCGGACTTAAATTGAATTCTGAAATATAAACTGAGGTTTGACTCTTCTTAGCATTATTGTTACTAATTTTGATCAAGAGTTAAAAGCCCTGCAATTATAATTCTCAATATTCATGTTTACACGTCGTGATTATCTTTGTAGGATGATTGGAATGATGAGAAGTGTCTCAAAGTTTCCTACTTACAGAAGGAGATTTCGGCTTGTTGTGAAGGCGTTGATGACACACACCGTACAGAATGAAGCTTCTCATATATGCGTTTCAGTTAAATCTAATACCTCCAGTGAAGATGTGCTGGATGAACCTTAAGTTTATTTCCTCGCTTcccttttgtatttttttccccccttcACATTAGACTAATTAATTTCTCAAAGGACATGAATTTAAGCTTGTTGGTCAGATCATTAGTTTATGAGCTTTGCTAAACACTACCATCTTGAGCTTTTTCCTGCAGTTTATTTATTACTGAAAGAGAAGGGTAAATTCTCAATGGGGGTAAAAAATTCTTGCATGGATCATGGTAAAAATAGCATGAGGTCTTGCTTGCAAAATTTGCAGGCAAAAAGACATGATGGTACTACAGGTTGTAAATGTGGTGCAGGACAGTGAGAAAAAGACATAACACAAATGTCTAAGTTTTGAGTAGTCAATTGAGTGCAGAAGTAGCTGAACCAGAGCCATCTTCATCCTCTTGAGGCATCATTTtcactgaaaaaataaaataggaaatggCAGATACGCACGTTTTACTTGGGTAACCATGGCAGAGGGCTTGGTTATACCAGATTGATGAGGTGGGGTTGTCAATACTTTGTCTTTTTCGCCCCCTTCTTAATCCATGTGTTGACACACAAATTAATTTTACATTGGATATCAGGCAAATGTAACAACAATTTAACGGTAATCTTATGTTATTATTTGCTCGACTCTACTTAGAGGTTGCCCTCCAATGAGATGTAGCCATTTAAATCGGCTTGTACATAAGTAAAAATGTGCATCTAGTAGTGGattcatgaatttttcttcatGGAGGCAAGATTAAGAAActccaaaatatatttttgtaaatgaaaaaaaaacgcATACACCGCTCAACTACTAGCTGCTTGTTTGGCCAAACTCTTTGAGGCATAACAAACACTTTGCCCTTCATCTTACCTACTTGTCCCTTGTCTTAGTCCAGAAATTGGACAGATCAATGGAGGGTCAATTTGTTGAGTGAGGGCAATAGCACCTTCTCAACCCTCTTTGGATGTGTATCATGCTCAAACTGAGAATGGTTTTGCTAGTTGCAACTTGACCTAAAAATcgtatatttttaattataactTATGAATTATCTGATCTAAATGTAAATTTTAAAGTCGGACATGTTATGTTGTATGATCGAtcaatatttgaaattgacagTCTCATGCGTTAAGTTGTTAAGAATATGTACCTAAATCATTTAATATGAGAATTGACCACCTATACATGATGCATATATTTAACAAGAAAATGCAGTTTCTTGCACAGAACTTGCTCGAGTCTTggataaatataaaaaagatagGCCCTAAAACCTTAGTCCATTATGAAATAAAATCTATGCTCATGGTCCAATTCACTTCGTTCTATTTCTTGTTGGTAAGCCATGGTCAGTCACATCAACTGCTAGCCATTCATCCGAGGGCTCTCCATCGTTCATTGCTTATTACGAGAAGCATCCCAAGTTCCCAACTAAAAGGCACATCTAGAAAAAGAATATCCTACAATGCAAAGCAAGACAAgttctgtttcttttaatGGCAATGTAAAAAGTTCGTTGGATATATAACCTTACACTTGAGTTgcattttgcttttgttttacATATAGAAGAAGCAAATTACACAAActtttacatgttgcattttctAAGATTTCTATCTACCTTTTAcctttcccttttttgttACCATTCTACTCTTGTTCCTATACGACTCATAATCAAgaaacatttttctttttaaagatttGGGTTTAGCCCCAATGGAATAAattctcatatttttcattaCAAGTGTCATACTCTTGTCGGTTCAACGTGTTTTATGTCGTTTTAATAGTGTCGGATTCATACTACATTTATGCTAATTCGGTCATTTTACACTTTTAATTTCTAGTGAGATCTGTGTAATTTGTGAatactcttcttcttcaactttgtcgtcttttctttttattttacctcgttaattttcttttttatatttatctttcatttctctctttgatttaaaaatagcaaaaataCAAACACTACAGGTAGAACTAGCTAGAAAAATCACAAATTCCCTTTCTAGGAATTACAAGTTGAAGATGCTTGACATATCAACAAACTTTAACAGTTCAAAACCTAGCGAGGTATATATGCAGCTAGGCCTAAATATTACTAGAGTCCAGAGAATCCGAAAGAATCTCAACAAACCATTATTTTGTCTCTCTTGTCTCTCTCCTTCTTGTTTTTAACCCTCCAATATAATCCAAATGCAACAAATTTCCAAGAACcataaatgaaaacaacaaaaaacctTTAAAGCAAGCAGCAGATCGTATCTCCCTCACCAAATACTACACCCACCGTATCACAATTCTGCATCCTTCTTTGCACAGAAACTTCCTCATTTTGCCTTCTCTGGTCTTATTAAACTGTTTTCTAGCACATACACAAAAACATTGACCTGACTGATTGACTGACTCACTGACTGACCCAGATGCCAGCATTTCAGAACCCAATGTTTCCACAAACTGttactaattaaattattcccccaattagggttttttttaaaaaaaattataaaaaaaactctttcTTGTAATAGTAAAtattctttcttgtttttactCGGGATTTGGAAATAAATCGACTTGATGGTTGTTGACGATGGATTCGATGGGATAAGACACGTGTCAGTAACTTACACGCCATAAGGCTTTGCAtaaattttgtatatattaaaatattgaaGGCAATTGACGCCGAAAAATACTGAAAATTAATGACTGCATCTGCACGTAGTGTTGTTGGtacagagaaggaaagaaacaGTTGACAGTAgcagatagatagatagataggcCAAATTGAAGAGAGAATGAGACACCAaatgtgaagaagaagagagagtagAATTCTAGAAGCTTTTTGTGATCTTGTTCACTTCTATACTCTCTCGATCGAACTCGCAGAGACAAAACTCCCCATCTCCTCCATCAgattcttcttctgcttctaAATTGACTAACTTACGAGCTACAGATTGCTGTACATGAATATTAAACccaacaaaccaaaaaaaaaaaactagacaCTGATGAACTTAACTAGTAGTAGGAGTAGctaattaacaaaataatttgCATGAGGATTATTgatcctcttttttttctttttcttttcttttacgGCTTTAATCGAACCCACTCGTACCGTCCTTCCATCGGCTCGTCCTTGGCAATATCATAATTATACCTGCAATTATCAATTCAGAAATTTTCATGACAATTGGACAAAGCCAACGTAGAAGCTTCAAGTTTCGtacaattaacaaaaaatttaaaaaaatatatattgaactTACCTTTCCATAAATTGTTTTTGGATGTTTTTCTCGGCGGCTGCGAAGAATTCTTCAAGCTCTGACTCGATAGGTGGTGCTGATCTTCGTCGAGAGTCGGTGTCCTTCGGCCTCACCGTCACTGTGGATTCTACTTCCTCGAATTCTGCTTCGGCTTGAAGCCCGCTCGTAGGCGCCGTCATCTCTCTCCTGCAGCAGCAAGATACAGCGAACACAAGGATAGAGCAAATAATTGAGACACAGTATGCGAACTTAAATACATTTGAGTGCGCGAGAGAAAGGTAGagcaattttaaaatttgagtagagaaaatttaatttttgaattttgaattcaagATAAGAGGGCTTGAATTACAGTAATAAATGTTGGATGAATGTATATAATGTATGTTTGAAAACCTTTCTCTGCTTGAATTATACTTCCACGACCCGACCTGTTCACTCTCCTTCTgcaacaaataattaatttaaaaattcaatcaatAAAGAGACGTGAAAATTGAATGAAAGCTTCAAGCAATAAAAGCGCCACAAAAAAGAACCGAAAATTCCAACAGTTGTAGGGGATAATTGAATTTAATGCCGAATTTAATTACTTCAATTAAATCGTTCACCTTCAGATCTACGAATTTTATGTCTCCATCATGCACCAGCTCACTCGAGCCGTTACTCGAGCAACAAGAGGTCTCGACGTGATCCGACGTCGAAACGTCCTCGTCCGCTTCCCGCACACCCTCCGCCGCCGCAATTTTCGACGCGCCACTTACGACGAGTAGTCTCGGCTTCTTCAGCTGCGCATACGAAGACGGCAATTCGACGGATTCTCCGTTCGTGTTGaccttcctcttcttcttcgccGTCGCTGACGTGGCGACTCGAGCCACCTCCATCGCTGTCGCCTCGATTTCTCTACCGCTAGTCGTTACTTCACTTCCTCATcaccatttctctctctccagaGCGCTCTCCACTTTGAGTTTCTAAGAGCGagagttagagagagagagtgtgagCGATGACgatgataatgatgatgatgatgatgatgatgatgaggccGTTGGACGGCTGCGATTGATTTGGTTTATAAGTGCGGGGGGGCAAAGGTTGCGTGGTGGTCCAGACTCCGTTAACAATGACGGGGAATCTGAAAACGGGTGATTTGACGGCGCCGTTACGTAGATCTGGGGTGCACCGAACATTCGTCGAATAAATCCACGCCACGTGGATGCGTTGCACGTTGAAGATAACAGGAGGGGGAAATGATTGCCTACGACGGTTCAGGTTCAGAGGCTGTACGGTCGTGGAAGTTAGAACGGGATTCACTGAATTACGGGCAGTTATAAAAATCGTACCGTTTGGTTCGATGAATTCCGTTTGGCTCTGAACGGGTCTTTTAACTCTTGTTAAGCATATGATTATTAACGGTGAGGAACTGGACGTACTTATTTACCCTTGTCTTTACTTCACAACATCGGAAATGCCACCATGAtccattggttttttttaactttatttCCATAATTGCCAATGAGTTGATGATGATTTGTGCATGTTAAGAAAGCATAATTAGTTTGCAAAAGTGATGGCCAATGGTAATGGCGTGGACTCAGCTTCAAAACAAGATTTACCAATAGTAAGATTAACGCCCTTATCCTTTATATCTGTCGCAAGAGTTCCACTCTTGACGTTTTAACtctaaataaaaatgaatttttttttacctgtTCAAGTAAAGGAAAGGGTAAGAATATTTTTCTCATAAGATCAAAGAATTCTACGGTGTAAAAAAAGTTGAGAGGAAGAAAAGGGAATGCATAAAAAAACTatcaaaaaagcaaaattagtAGGTAACGAATATCGAACGATAATATCATATGACGAGTTCCACCAACAATTATTAAATCTTCGCTTCTTCTCTGAATCAGGTGCACATCACTATTGAATATCCTAATTAATTTGAGTTTTTCATAGGACCACAAGAATTCTACAAATTAGGCAAAAACAATACTTTTTTGAATCGGGTAGGATTTATAGGCCTACAATAGTAGGTGTAAGAGTATATAGTACAATAACTGCAATCGAAGTACAAGAGTAATGTCTGCTAGCTAATCTAACTCATATGCACGTATTGCGGTCACTCACTATCACTCTAACAATTTGATTCCATATTGCACATAGTTTTATCTTTTaactgagtttttatttatttaatacaagcgatatttgAAGAAGGAGATCGAACTTTTGACTTTAATTAGGTGCAAgagtaaatatttttaatcacGAAACTACAAACCCTTCCTTTTAACTGAGTTAATTGCGGCTTAATTACCAACCAAATTcactttgcacatatagcttTCGCCTTTATTATAATTTGCTCCAACAGCTTTGAATATTGGATTGATATCACCATGTCAATGTCATCAAGGCTAGA
Above is a genomic segment from Prunus dulcis chromosome 7, ALMONDv2, whole genome shotgun sequence containing:
- the LOC117634832 gene encoding uncharacterized membrane protein At3g27390 isoform X2, giving the protein MALFLSLWSFYSTDFTQSFSGCLKVFYVVFAFGSALCLGALKGLLVGPISALILILGNVAIILGLFPAHVAWTIYTLIKIDRFDAPLKVAILFALPGLLAIWLGLSIAGSVLGGVGYGFFTPWVATFEAFRHDNEFKKFKHCIVDGTWGTVKGSCTVVRDFADLCYHSYSIYLKELRESPASQEVQPLRLIHIPACIIAGVLGLMVEIPVYTAIAVVKSPYMLFKGWYRLIHDLISREGPFLELACIPIAGLTILLWPIVVVASIVLAVFSSIFIGLYAPVIVYQERSFRKGVAYVIAMVAEFDEYTNDWLYLREGTIFPKPKYRKRSVSQSSELSVRGNQVAGGKFSPASMEAPAMLMPTIANSRSVRAVIQEVKMVQIWENMMRSCQLRGKQLLDANVITPTDLEEWMKAKNSNDGSIIGVGLPCYSCLQTLLCSIRSNSSGLLLLDDVEINHFNRPHDKLLDWFFNPVMVLKEQIKVQLAEGEVRFLEKVVLFRGNTQRMEAWDNGSLAPQDALRAAQIEGISRRGRKTVSLPMQHLNIVEEKNCRSVFLFLKHPLCFIPY
- the LOC117634832 gene encoding uncharacterized membrane protein At3g27390 isoform X1; translation: MALFLSLWSFYSTDFTQSFSGCLKVFYVVFAFGSALCLGALKGLLVGPISALILILGNVAIILGLFPAHVAWTIYTLIKIDRFDAPLKVAILFALPGLLAIWLGLSIAGSVLGGVGYGFFTPWVATFEAFRHDNEFKKFKHCIVDGTWGTVKGSCTVVRDFADLCYHSYSIYLKELRESPASQEVQPLRLIHIPACIIAGVLGLMVEIPVYTAIAVVKSPYMLFKGWYRLIHDLISREGPFLELACIPIAGLTILLWPIVVVASIVLAVFSSIFIGLYAPVIVYQERSFRKGVAYVIAMVAEFDEYTNDWLYLREGTIFPKPKYRKRSVSQSSELSVRGNQVAGGKFSPASMEAPAMLMPTIANSRSVRAVIQEVKMVQIWENMMRSCQLRGKQLLDANVITPTDLEEWMKAKNSNDGSIIGVGLPCYSCLQTLLCSIRSNSSGLLLLDDVEINHFNRPHDKLLDWFFNPVMVLKEQIKVQLAEGEVRFLEKVVLFRGNTQRMEAWDNGSLAPQDALRAAQIEGISRRMIGMMRSVSKFPTYRRRFRLVVKALMTHTVQNEASHICVSVKSNTSSEDVLDEP
- the LOC117634852 gene encoding cyclin-dependent kinase inhibitor 7-like, whose amino-acid sequence is MEVARVATSATAKKKRKVNTNGESVELPSSYAQLKKPRLLVVSGASKIAAAEGVREADEDVSTSDHVETSCCSSNGSSELVHDGDIKFVDLKKESEQVGSWKYNSSRERREMTAPTSGLQAEAEFEEVESTVTVRPKDTDSRRRSAPPIESELEEFFAAAEKNIQKQFMERYNYDIAKDEPMEGRYEWVRLKP